ACTACCGCGCCGAGCTGAGCAATTTCTTCGGCTTCGACCTGGCCCAGATCCTGCCGTTCAACCTGGCGCGGACCTGGCACGTTCAACTGTCGCTGCTGTGGACGGCGGCATCTTTCCTCGCCGCAGGCATCTTCCTCGCGCCCATCATCTCCGGCCGCGAACCACGGCGACAGTCGTGGCTGACGTACGGGCTGCTCGGTGCGCTGTTCGTCGTCGTGGCCGGCACTCTGGTGGGAACGGCCTTGAGTACCTTCGGCGTGGACTGGGCCAAAGGCTCCATCTTCTTCGACCAGCAGTGGGAATACCTCGACCTACCGAGGTTCTGGCAGATCCTGCTGGTCATCGGGCTGTTCTTGTGGATGGCGATCATCTTCCGGGCGATCCGCGCGCGCCTGAAGACCGAGAGCAAGCTCAACATGCCGTGGCTGTTCTTCTATGCCGGCCTGGCCATCCCCGCGTTCTACGCCGTCGGGATGCTCGCGGGTACCCAGACCCACCTGACCGTCGCCGAATTCTGGCGCTTCTGGGTGGTGCACCTGTGGGTCGAGGACTTCCTCGAATTGTTCACGACGGTGATGGTCGCCTACATCTTCGTGATGCTCGGCGTGGTGCGCCGCCGGATCGCCATCCAGCTGATCTTCCTCGACGTCATCTTGTACTCGGTGGGTGGCGTTATCGGCACGATGCACCATCTGTACTTCTCCGGCACGCCAGTGGAACACATGGCTCTGGGCGCGTTCTTCTCCGCGATGGAAGTCATCCCGCTGACCTTCCTCACCGTCGAGGCGTGGACATTCCTGCAACTGGGCTCGCGACAGCAGTCGCGCAGCAGCGCACCGTTCCCGCACCGCTGGGCGGTCATGTTCCTTGTCGCCGTGGGCTTCTGGAACTTCGTCGGTGCGGGCATCTTCGGCTTCCTGATCAACCTGCCCATCGTGTCCTACTACCAGATCGGCACGGCACTGACCGCCAACCACGCCCACGGCGCGATGATGGGCGTCTACGGGATGCTCGCCGTCGGCCTGGCGCTGTTCGCGCTGCGCTACATCATCCCGTCGAAACGATGGCCGGACAAACTGGCCAAGCTGTCGTTCTGGTCGCTCAACATCGGCCTGGCGTGGATGGTCTTCGCCACCCTGCTCCCGCTGGGCGTCCTGCAGTTGTGGCACTCCGTCAACGACGGCTACTACGAGGCGCGCACCCTGGGATACATCACCCAGTCGGGCAACGTCGTACTCGAATGGTTGCGGATGCCCGGTGACTTCCTGTTCATCCTCGGCGGCGTGCTGCCGTTCGTCTGGATCGCCTGGCTCGGTGTGCGATACGGCATCAAGGCGACCACGCACACGATGCCCGCGGAGACACTCTTCGTCGAGGAACACGCGCAGGCGGAGGAAGACCGCACCGGCCTGGCGGCGACGGGCGGCGGGTCGTCGCGTTATGCGTCGGATCGCCGGTTGCCTGACGATCACGAAACCGTCGGGGGTAGTTCGTGACCGCGGGCATCGCGATCGAAACCTGGCTGTCGATCGGGTACGCCGCCCTGCTCGTCGTGATCGCCTACGGCATCGACATGTTCGCCCGCCGCGCCGCCGCCAAGGTGGAACAACAACGGTCCGGCCCGTTCGTCTACCACGAGGACC
The sequence above is drawn from the Mycobacterium gallinarum genome and encodes:
- a CDS encoding nitric-oxide reductase large subunit — protein: MTEQSFLPVPTKAELAISKGWVQGVALVMVFGFMIMGILAARTYTDSMPLPQRVVGPDGQTLFTEQQVTAGQQIFLRRGLQQYGSIMGHGGYLGPDYTAEYLRLSADDVGQQLRDSGSPDPTADLVKMMRTNRYDKDTGTLQFTAEQVAAFDKVRAHYADVFGTDSTEYGLIPQLITDPQEIHDLTAFFSWTAWAAAAEREGHAYSYTNNWPPEQRVNNTPTADILVWSAMSLIALLAGLGALFALYGRWSRKIGWHATETPSLAFRQPGEVEITPSQKATAWFFFVVAVLFLGQAVLGGAIEHYRAELSNFFGFDLAQILPFNLARTWHVQLSLLWTAASFLAAGIFLAPIISGREPRRQSWLTYGLLGALFVVVAGTLVGTALSTFGVDWAKGSIFFDQQWEYLDLPRFWQILLVIGLFLWMAIIFRAIRARLKTESKLNMPWLFFYAGLAIPAFYAVGMLAGTQTHLTVAEFWRFWVVHLWVEDFLELFTTVMVAYIFVMLGVVRRRIAIQLIFLDVILYSVGGVIGTMHHLYFSGTPVEHMALGAFFSAMEVIPLTFLTVEAWTFLQLGSRQQSRSSAPFPHRWAVMFLVAVGFWNFVGAGIFGFLINLPIVSYYQIGTALTANHAHGAMMGVYGMLAVGLALFALRYIIPSKRWPDKLAKLSFWSLNIGLAWMVFATLLPLGVLQLWHSVNDGYYEARTLGYITQSGNVVLEWLRMPGDFLFILGGVLPFVWIAWLGVRYGIKATTHTMPAETLFVEEHAQAEEDRTGLAATGGGSSRYASDRRLPDDHETVGGSS